GCTGGCGGGGAAGTTTACATTTAATACTGTGTATAATCCGTTTTCAGGTGAATTAAATATTACTTCAGGAAATTCATTTTTTAATCTGTTTCGCAAATGATCGCGCAGGGAAGTTATATATTTTTTTGTTTCTTCTAATTCAGAATAAGCAATTTCCAATGCCTTTGCGAGACCAATTATTCCGTAAAGATTTTCTGTGCCTGCACGCATATTCCTTTCTTGTGCACCACCGTGAATAAGTGGTTTAATATGTGCATCCGCATTAACATAAATAAATCCGACACCTTTTGGTCCGTGAAATTTATGTGCTGCACAGGAAATAAAATGGATTTTCGTTTTTTGAAGATCCAGAGGGTAATGTGCCATTGTTTGAACGGTATCACAATGAAAAAAAGCATTATATGTTTGACATAACACACTAACCTTTTCTATATCCAATAAAACACCAATTTCATTATTTGCATGCATTAAACTTACCAATGTTTTGTCGCTGGAGTTTTTCAGAATATTTTCCAGGTCTTCATAATCTACAGAGGCATCGGGCAACAATTTTACATAACTCAATTTAATTTTACCTTCTGCTTTTAATGCCTCAACGGTATGTGTAACTGCATGATGTTCAATCTCCGAAGTAACAATATGGGTAACTCCAAGATCGCGAACACTACATTGTAAAGCCATATTATTGGCCTCTGTTCCACCACTGGTAAAAAATATCTCCCCCGGAGAAACATGGAAAAGTCCGGCGATGAATTTCCTTGCCTTTTCAATTGCGGCTCTGGTCTCTCTTCCATAGGAATGTATGGACGAAGGATTGCCATAATGGTTGTTCAGGTAAGGAAGCATGGCCTCCAGCACCTTTGGATCAAGGCTTGTCGTGGCGGCATTGTCGAAATAAACACGCATTGGTTGAGGTTATTGGGCAAAGTTACGGATAATTAATAAGTTGGAATGGTATATTCCAACCAATTTTTATGATTTTTGATATCGCATGAATCTATTTGAACTGAATTAGGCCTTTTATTAAATTATAGCTTTTCTCACTTTAATTGATACTATTTTCAATTCAATAATTGTAAGAATATAAAAAAGTGAAGCAGCTACAATAGCTGAGAAAAATTCATTCTCAAATTTTCTGCTGAGAATT
The genomic region above belongs to Bacteroidota bacterium and contains:
- a CDS encoding cysteine desulfurase, whose amino-acid sequence is MRVYFDNAATTSLDPKVLEAMLPYLNNHYGNPSSIHSYGRETRAAIEKARKFIAGLFHVSPGEIFFTSGGTEANNMALQCSVRDLGVTHIVTSEIEHHAVTHTVEALKAEGKIKLSYVKLLPDASVDYEDLENILKNSSDKTLVSLMHANNEIGVLLDIEKVSVLCQTYNAFFHCDTVQTMAHYPLDLQKTKIHFISCAAHKFHGPKGVGFIYVNADAHIKPLIHGGAQERNMRAGTENLYGIIGLAKALEIAYSELEETKKYITSLRDHLRNRLKNEFPEVIFNSPENGLYTVLNVNFPASEKNELLLFNLDIAGIAVSGGSACSSGSSIGSHVIAHLHREKDSAAVRFSFCKFNTMEEVDFMVDKLKEIVLVEQKV